GTTTTGTATCAAAGGGAGCGCTAAGAAAAATACAGTAGTCTTTAGTTTAAGGTGAACCACCATAGAAGTATTTTTTACAGCCTATTTTCGCCGTCAATCATGGCAACGCTCGAAGTTCGTCCCTTAAATGCAGCCCTAAAGAAAGTGGCCAAGGAGGAGTTAAATGAGGTGGAGAGTCGCATAGCCGATGATATTGCAGCTTTACGTGTTTGGCTTGATAAACAGCCACATTTGAAATCTCGCCTTGATGATCAATTTTTGGTTTCATTTTTGCGTGGATGCAAGTACAGCATAGAAAAAGCTAAATCGAAAATTGACTATTTCTATACAATCAAGACTATGATGCCCGAATTGTTTGGCGATAAAATAATGTCGgagaaagaaattaaattatGTCGAACTGGGTAAGTATACTTGGGGTTACATTGGGACGGAGTTATATTTGCACTGGATTGATGTCAAAGTCATTTGCATGATAGTTATCGATAATTCGAACTTTGCACCATTTGGTGCTGAACTTAATGGTAGTGGAGTGTTATGGTGTGTAGGATTGAGGGTATATTAAatttgtcattcggtttgcaacacctcaaaatattgatcaaaAGTGTATGAGATTCTTTACCATTGTAAAATTGTAAGTCACATCCGTATATTTGACAATTAGCTGTAATCACGCTACCcaggccgacacgggataactatgagctccacacaggctggaactttgagctccgacctgtgtggtgtccatcgttatcacaggaagcttagctgaaagctacggGCGcacccacaggttgcggatagtagaaagcttcttttttatgcggagtatgGCCGCGGGCcgtcagcgatttcgagaggagcGATCAGGTGGCACTgattcttaattaaatactgagtgtcaatgATGCTCGAGATGACAAGATGAGTTATTGGCGTCGTCAAGtatccaatggccaacatcagcttcTGTTCcctggttaggggcggctggggcgagtgtcggatcttggagcaagcggctcgcgacaaaGAGggaaacccatgcggttggggagatgggccagtaacccgccctagGAAAACCATGAGAATCACTATGAAAACAAAAGAGTAGCAAAAACAGACCCCCCTACCGTTGACGACCCTCGCTAACGTAAAaagacaaacaacaacaaatgcttctcgcctatgccgacaacattgatatcataggtcggtcaccgaaagtagtaactgcagcctttgaaagaatcgaaagagagtcagtaaaaatgggtctggcagtttatggagataagacaaaacgGATGgtgtcaactcccaaaacgccctgtacaaccaatcagataaagaaaatggagaaagttgggaaccacaactttgagacagtcagtaactttatctacctccaccccgccgtaaccgaaacagaTGATACCAGTTTTtatataaagcgaagaataatacggGCAAACAGATTCTACTTTGGGTTAGGTAAGCAGTTTAGGAGAAAAATTCTTGAGTGTTTGagggaaagattcttcgtaatatatatggactggtttgcgttaatggagaatacagCATCGCATGAACCccaagctgtatgagctgtttgGCGataatagcatagttacacgtatcaaaatacaacggctgcgttggctaggtcaggttgtcagaatggatgaagaagctccagcaaagaagttttttcgcggaggtacacgcaaaccggaaccTGGACCggcaaaagcccgatggaaagatcaagttgtgtgaggcaccttgaaacttggtgtcgtagattttagaatgagcgcagaaaatcaaggcgcttagaacgctattatacgttcggcttgtggaacaaatgttctgtcatagcctatTAAAGTaacgaattttgatggaaagagaaaattatttagatttttattcaaaattttgggaccAGAAAAACGAAAGATCAAAATGAGATTAGTTTAAGTATACGAAttatattacggatgctgactgaggagtgaTTTGCAGAAgattttataatacttctaatgtTATAATACAATACTTCGACTATCTAATTTATCAACAATATAAACACCTTTTAGATTTGCAGATCGTTATTCTTTGTACACTCTCATGATCTAAGTGTTAAGTTTTATTTTATCCGTCTCCCTATATTCTTAGTTgactaaattttaaaaacatttcgATACCTTATCTTGTAGTTAATAtaatgttttcttttctttttattttctagCACCTATGTTCGCCTTCCCAAGCCCTTGGGCGAAGGTGGTCCTTCGGTTCAACTAACAAATTATTCTAAATTTGATCCCAAAGTCTTTACCATGCTTGAGCTATTCCGTTTCCAGTGTCTGCTAATGGATTGGCAAATCTACAATGATGATAACTGTGTCATTAGTGGTTACATTGAAATTATTGATCTCTCCAAAATGAGTCTTTCTTTTCTTACACAATTCGAACCGACTCTCATTAAGAAAATGGGTGTGTTTGCCGAAAAGGCAGCTCCCATGCGTTTAAAGGGTATACATTTTGTCAATTGTCCTAAAGAGGCTCAAGCGGTGCTTAGTTTCTCAAGAAGTTTGATGAGTGAAAAGTTGCAAAAACGAGTGAGTTGTATAAACAAAGTAagtgttttacactttttattgatgtatattttattatttctacAGTTCTATGTTCACAAAACTCTGGATGATCTATACAAGTTTATACCCAAAGAATATTTGCCTGTTGAGTATGGTGGCACGAATGGCACAATGCCGGAATTAATTGAAGAAACTGAAAAACATTTAGTTAGCTTCAATGAATATTTTATCGAAGATGATCAATTTGGAGTGGATGAGAATATGAGACCAGGCAAAAAAGTGGATATGGATTCATTGTTTGGCATTGAGGGCTCATTCCGTAAATTAGATATCGATTAAATTGTAAAAGTACTAAAAATATCATGTTATACAATAAATCTCTAATTTTAAGTATGCTGACTTAAATAAGGGGAAATTAGCCGACTTAAAGCCATTGGTGCTACAGAAACCTTTTTACCACATCACCACCTCTTAACACTCTTCAACTTCTGTAGGTAGATAAGCTTAATGTGGCAGTCTTCTTTTAATAgagtagattaggttaggttaaagtggcagtctaccatcagactcatgcagacgttttcgtctattgtgatactacaggaacagaaaaaggaagatgccttctaggcctaccattgaaccattgTTTACATCCGCATCCGgccagtgcggaacacacacagcagatgttctatagtatcttcttcttcgatgtcctca
The genomic region above belongs to Stomoxys calcitrans chromosome 5, idStoCalc2.1, whole genome shotgun sequence and contains:
- the LOC106085637 gene encoding alpha-tocopherol transfer protein; protein product: MATLEVRPLNAALKKVAKEELNEVESRIADDIAALRVWLDKQPHLKSRLDDQFLVSFLRGCKYSIEKAKSKIDYFYTIKTMMPELFGDKIMSEKEIKLCRTGTYVRLPKPLGEGGPSVQLTNYSKFDPKVFTMLELFRFQCLLMDWQIYNDDNCVISGYIEIIDLSKMSLSFLTQFEPTLIKKMGVFAEKAAPMRLKGIHFVNCPKEAQAVLSFSRSLMSEKLQKRFYVHKTLDDLYKFIPKEYLPVEYGGTNGTMPELIEETEKHLVSFNEYFIEDDQFGVDENMRPGKKVDMDSLFGIEGSFRKLDID